The following are encoded in a window of Acinonyx jubatus isolate Ajub_Pintada_27869175 chromosome D4, VMU_Ajub_asm_v1.0, whole genome shotgun sequence genomic DNA:
- the LOC113593697 gene encoding thymosin beta-4, Y-chromosomal-like, whose amino-acid sequence MFDKPIMAEIEKFNKLKLKKTETQKKNPLTSKETNEQEKQAGKS is encoded by the coding sequence ATGTTTGACAAACCCATTATGGCTGAGATTGAGAAATTCAATAAGTtgaaactgaagaagacagaaacgcaaaagaaaaatccactgacttcaaaagaaacaaatgaacaggaAAAGCAAGCAGGCAAATCATGA